TCCAGCCGACCGCGCGCGGACCCAGGTGGATCGGCGGGGGAAAGCGACCCGCATCCACCCAGCCGTAGATCGTCGGCCGCGCCACCCCCAGCCGGGCCGTGATCTCGGATGCCCGGATGAAGCGGATCGGCTCGTCCGTTCTCTTCTCGCTCGGCCTATCGGCCATCTCTCCACTCCCTCTCGTTCGTCCCGCGGCTGCTTTCGACCAGCGGTGCCGGTGGCGGTGCGGTGGAGCACGCGTGCCGTCCGAGTCCGCGTCGTAGCCGTCGATGAAGGCCAGAATTCGGTCCGCCATCCGTAGCGACAGCGAGCGCCCGGCGGCGATCTGGCGCATCAGGTTCGGGTCGCCCACGGCCCTCATGCCGAACGTCGTCGGCGGCATGCCCGTGCGGTCGAGAAACGCGGCGACGCGCGCGTTGAAGTACCGCTCCAACGTCTCCATGGCCGTACTGCTCTCGCGTCTTCATGGCGAAAACGGTGAAGACTTGTCCGCAGGGGAGTCAACAGCTAGGAGATCGCCTAAGTGTCGATAACGTCGAGGAGGTCCAATACCGTCGAGTTGGCGCTGGACTCCGCCGCCAGCGGGGCGGTGAAGCACCCCCGCGCACGCTTGCGGGCAGTCTCCCGAAACGATCTGAAGGTGGCCTGTGCGGTAGGCGCGGAAACGGCGGACTCGGCGCCGCCGGCCAGCGAGTGGCGGGTCACGTATCCGGACGTGTAAGGCGATGCCGGGCCGTCGGTCGGCGGTTTCCCCCTCTGCCTTGCGAAGCCGCCCGGAATCGGGACTATTTCAATCCATGAAAAACAAAAGGAAACCGGCCCCGGCGCGGCTCGATCCGGTGCGTCGGCGGCTACTCCAGCTCCTGACCACGAAGGGCTCGACCTTGCAGGCCGCGTCGATTGCCATGGGCCGCAACGAGGCCTACCTGCAACAGTTCGTTCACAGGGGCACGCCGAAGATCCTCGCCGAGGACGACCGCGAGATCCTGGCGGAGCATCTGGGTTGCCGGCCCGAGCTCCTCAAGCACGGCAGAAGCTACCGGCTCTCGACGCACGCCAAGCGGCCGCCACCGCCTTCCGACGCCTACTCCGCGCCGGTCGGCTACAGCGTCGTGCCGGAGGCCGATGTCAGATTGGATCCGGGCACGGAGGCTTGGAACGGTGCGTTGCGGGAAACCGGAGAGGCGTGGCTGTTCGCCGATTCGTTCATCCGCCACCGGCTCCGGGCCGATCCCGGCGACCTCTGGATGATCGAGGTGGACGGCGACTCGATGGAGCCGCTGCTCTCAAGCGGCGACCACATCCTGATCGACGCGAGCCGGACGGTGCCCGCGCCGCCGGGGATCTTCGTGATCTGGGACGGCATCGCGCTCGTCGCGAAGCGGATCGAGCATGTGCCGCACTCCGACCCGCCCCGCGTGGTCCTCAAGCCTGTCAACCCCGAATACGACAGCCACGAGCAGCTCGCCGGGGAGATCCAAGTCGTCGGCAGGGCGGTCTGGATCTCGAAACGGCTATGAGGGGTTGGCGCGCGTCTCGCGGAATGACCGGAGCGGTCGGTACGTCACCGCAATGAGTACACTGCGTGTTTGCGAAGCCAGGTGCTGGGGACGGCGAGAGGGGGCTATATTGGTTGGCCGACTCGTGACTTGGAGGGAGAGCCCATGGACAGCCCGACGGACCGGTTAGAGGAAGCCGAGGCCGCAAGCTTGGCAACGCCGGGTCCGATCCGCTCAGCCATCCCGCTTCCCGTCGCAGCGCACGGATCCGCTTCGGAACCCATGCCGCCGATCAGCGTCACACACCGGAGTCGCCGGTGGCGGGTCCGCTTCGCACGGCGGGAGCGGCTTGGGCGAGGATCGAACGCCGAGAGGTCGAAGACAACCGTGGCCCAAATGTCGCGAAGAGGTCTGAAAGGGGACGGGGAAGAACCCTCGGCGATCCACCGCGATCCTTACGTTAGCTGCGGCATCAAGAGCGGTTCAGCCGCATCCGTGGCTGCTCGAACGATCAGCGGAGTCGCGACCTCCGCGCTGTTCACATAGCCGAGGTCATATGCCACGAAGCGATCTTCCGTTCGGCAGCGAGTTCTCGCCAGACCGGATCGATCTCCCGGTCCTACTGGAGTTGGCGCAGGAGCACGGTGCGGATTGGAATACCTTCGAAGAGGCCGTGAGAGATCGCTATTTCGCTGAACACAAGACCAGCGATTACAACAAGCGCAAACTCGCCAACAATACGAAGCTGTCCCTCCGGGCCTACGGGCTCATCGGCGAGTCCGATGCCACTCTCACCGAGATGGGCGAGGCACTCTATGCGAGCCGCCACGACCAAGTAGCGCTCTTCGAGGCATTCGCCCGCCACATTCTCAAGAACTGTCGCGGAATGAGCTTCGTGCAGTGTCTGCTGGACATGCATGTCGCGGGTGAGCGAATCAATCTCATCAAGCTCCGCCAGTGGCTTCAGGAGCGAGGCATCGCTGTGCCGCGCGGCGGTAAGCACATGAGCACGATGCGCCTCTGGCTTGAAAAAGGCGGAGTGCTCGTCTCGGGTTACCGAGTTGATCAGGCGCGCCTCAACGAGATTCTCGGCATCGCCGTGGAGGAGTTCGAAGCTCTGGCCATCTTCTCACCGCAACAGCGCGCCTATCTCAAGGCTCTCGCCAACATCGACGGGGGTGGCCCGCACCCATCCAACGACATCGAACGACTCGCGGCCGCCACCTACGGCGTGACGTTCAACGAAAAGAACCTTCCCAAACAGGTTCTCTACCCGCTGGAGAAAGCGGGGTACATTGAGCTGGAGCGCGGTACGAAGAAGGCGGGTCGGGGTGCCAAGCCGTTCATGGTCACGGCCACGGACAAGCTGGAGGTCGATGTCATCGCACCGTTGATCGAGCAGATCGAGCACCTGACCCATGCCGATCTGCGGCCCCTCTTGCGCAAGTCGCTCCGGGACGTGCGCGCGGATCTGAGAGCGGAAGATCGACACATTCGCGGCCTCGCACTCGAAGCGCTTGCCTTCAAGCTCATGCGCCTCATTGACCTGACCTACGTGGCGACTCGCCTCCGCGGCGCAGCCACCGGTGGAGCCGAGGTGGATCTCGTATTCCAGAGCACCAGGCTCGTCTTCTCCCGGTGGCAGGTCCAGTGCAAGAACGCCGGTCGTGTATCGCTGGACGACGTAGCCAAGGAAGTGGGGCTCACACATTTCCTCAAAAGCAACGCGATCGTCATGGTGTCGACCGGCAAGATCAGCGAAGACGCCCGGCGGTACGCCAACAAGATCATGACCGACTCCAATCTCTGCGTCGTCATGCTGGATGGCGACGATCTTGCCCTGATCGAGGCCCGTCCCGCTGCTATCGTCGATGTGTTCAATCGCGAGGCCGGCCACGCGATGGAACTCAAGAAACTAGAACTGTAGGAGCCCGCCCATGTCGCAAGCACAGCCCGCCTTCACTACGTTTCGCGAAACCCCCTTGGGGAAGATCATTCAGGGGGACAGTCGCGACGTGCTGGCGAGCTACACCGGCGAGTCCGTGGACCTCATAATGACCAGCCCACCATTCGGCTTGGTTCGCAAGAAAGACTACGGCAACGTCGAGGCCGACGAGTACGTTGATTGGTTCAAGTCATTCGCCGCCGAGTTTCACCGCGTCCTCAAGGACAACGGCAGCTTGGTCATCGACATCGGCGGAGCTTGGAACAAGGGCTACCCCACCCGGAACCTCTACCACTTCAAGCTGCTCATCATGCTTTGCGAGGAGTTCGACTTCCGCCTCGCACAGGAGTTCTATTGGTGGAATCCCTCGAAACTCCCAACGCCCGCCGAGTGGGTGACAGTACGCCGGATCAGAGTGAAGGACGCCGTCAACACGGTCTGGTGGCTCTCCAAGACTCCTTGGCCCAAAGCCAGCAACCGCCGCGTTCTCCAGCCCTACAGTCCGAGCATGCGGGATTTGCTGACGAAAGGTTACCGTGCGAAGAAGCGCCCGTCCGGCCATGACATCAGCAGCAAGTTCAGCATTGACAACGGTGCGGCCATCCCGCCCAACCTCATTGCGATTCCGAACACGGAGAGCAACAGCTTCTACCTGCGCTATTGCGAGGAAAAGGGCCACAAGCCGCACCCGGCGCGTTACCCGGCGGCGCTCCCTGAGTACTTCATCCGGATGCTGACCGAACCCGGCGATTTGGTGGTTGACCCGTTTGCCGGAAGCTGCGTCACCGGCGAAGTGTGTGAACGAACCGGGCGTAGGTGGGCGTGTATCGAGCTGTTGGACGAGTACTGTCAAGCTGCCTTGGGTCGCTTCGTCCGGGATCCCCGCGAGACTGCGAAAGTAGCCACAAAGCCCGGTGACCCGTCAAACTACTACCGGGTCCCTCGACCGGACATCTTGTGGGAAAATGGTGCGGATCCGCCACTCGCCGAAGATGGGGGCAGGAAGCGTCCCGTCAAGCCGAAAGATCTCCCGGCGAAGGTGCCCGACGATATGCTAGAAAGTGCTCGCGAACAGTACGAATTCGTCATGCGCCGCGCCTTTTCAGATCGCTCCGCGAGGTCTGAGGTCAAATAGGCGGTTGAAACGCATAGCTGAATTCCTCTTTCTGGTCATACCCGTCGTGCGGTGCTTGGGGCTTCAACGAAGCTGGGGCGGATCGCCGTTTCAATCCGCACCGGGCGCACCGGTTGAAGGAACCATCCTGACGCTTGAGATCCATGAGTTTCAATCCTCGCCCGGCGCTGGCGCCGGGCGCACGGGGATCCTTGGCGTACTGAGGGTCGATCCAGTGAGTGTTTCAATCCTCGCCCGGCGCTGGCGCCGGGCGCACGATCCGCCAGCCGGGCGGCGTCCGGTATCTCGACAACGTGTTTCAATCCTCGCCCGGCGCTGGCGCCGGGCGCACCGGGATGGCGGTGGAGATCAATCAGCGGGGCGGCATCCTCGTTTCAATCCTCGCCCGGCGCTGGCGCCGGGCGCACGAGCCGGGTTCCCCACTCGGTCGCTTCGTTGCCCTTGTTTCAATCCTCGCCCGGCGCTGGCGCCGGGCGCACTCGTGTAGGTGGGGCTTCGTGTCCCAGCCGTCCGAGGTTTCAATCCTCGCCCGGCGCTGGCGCCGGGCGCACTCGTGTAGGTGGGGCTTCGTGTCCCAGCCGTCCGAGGTTTCAATCCTCGCCCGGCGCTGGCGCCGGGCGCACTTTCCCAGGCAGGTCATCGCTGCCCTCGATGATTCAGTTTCAATCCTCGCCCGGCGCTGGCGCCGGGCGCACTCGGCCATCTGTTCGACAATTTTGTAAAGGTCTGGGTGTTTCAATCCTCGCCCGGCGCTGGCGCCGGGCGCACCTGACGCGCCCACGTGGACCTGCCTGGACTGCGGTAAGTTTCAATCCTCGCCCGGCGCTGGCGCCGGGCGCACCTCCGCGCCCTGGAGAAGATCGAGCATGCCCTGGCGGTTTCAATCCTCGCCCGGCGCTGGCGCCGGGCGCACCGCTGCACGTCTCACCACGAAGCTGTCCAGCTCCCTCACGTTTCAATCCTCGCCCGGCGCTGGCGCCGGGCGCACTTGATGATCGCGGAACATGGATCGTCCAGCGCTTCCGTTTCAATCCTCGCCCGGCGCTGGCGCCGGGCGCACCGCTGCGCGACGCTCGCACGCACGCAAGAAGACAGGCGCGAGTTTCAATCCTCGCCCGGCGCTGGCGCCGGGCGCACCGCGCCCACAAGGGCGTCTACCACCGTCTCTCGCCGAAGTTTCAATCCTCGCCCGGCGCTGGCGCCGGGCGCACTGGGGAAACGGTGATACGGCGCGGTCACTCCTTCTCGTTTCAATCCTCGCCCGGCGCTGGCGCCGGGCGCACAAGAAGTACGCGCTGACTCCGGTCGCGGACGGGATCTCGGTTTCAATCCTCGCCCGGCGCTGGCGCCGGGCGCACCGCACGCCCCTGCTGCCGTCGGGTTCCGGAACGGATTGCGCGTTTCAATCCTCGCCCGGCGCTGGCGCCGGGCGCACGCAGCGCCACGTGGGCCGGATCATCCAAGGTTCCGCCGTTTCAATCCTCGCCCGGCGCTGGCGCCGGGCGCACGGCAATGGCGACCTTGACCGGACCGGGCAGCGCCGCGTTTCAATCCTCGCCCGGCGCTGGCGCCGGGCGCACAGCCATAAGCATAACCCCATGGCCGGACATCGCATACGACGGAGAATGCGAGCGCTGTAGCACGACCGGAGATTCCCGATCCCGGTATCCGTCCTCCGATCGTGTCTTGTCCATCACAAGCCCTTGCGGTCCAACACATTCGAGCGCTGTCCCGGCCTGGTTGCATTGACGGAGCGGTCGCACCCGCGGCGGCAACGAGGTAGATGCGATCACGCCATTGAATTAGTAGCCTACCCACCGCCCCGTTCCTTCTGGGCTATTGCGGCGGCTATCCTTGCCCGGCGGTCGGCTTCCTCGTGGTACAAGCCCACCATGAAAAGCGATTTGTCCTCCAATCCCAGCCTTCGGGGGAACTTCTCAGGGATCAACCCCTCCAGTCGTCTTTGCAGGATGTGTCGGCGCCCTGTCTCCTCGGCCCTCTCGATCTTCGGCAGATGAGCCTTCCGCGCCATCTCCAGCAATCGCGGGAACACGGCCATCGGGCTACTCGTCGCGCCTCCGACGTTGCGGTCGACCACGGTCCTGATCTTCTGGGCTTGGTACTGGATGTCGTCGAGCACCGCCAACAGGCGGCCCAAGTGGTAGGCCGGGCTGGGATGGTCCGGGTTCAGTCGCGTCAGATTGCCGGTCGATGCGTCGTTCATGCGGTCGTTCTCCAGTTCATGGTCGTTGTTTCGGAGTGCAAGACCGGTGCGGTCGAGCACAGCGGCCTTGAGAATGGCGGCGCGGGAGGTCGTCATCCTCCGCTCGACCGAGGCTCGTCGTACCGCGGCTGCTTGCAAACGTTGCGGGAAGGGCGCGCCGAGCAGCGCTGTGCGCCAGAGGGCAAGCCCATCGGCGGCCCTGATGTCCTTGCGCGGGTGCACGGTGGAAGCCAGCAGCTGGCCGATACCGACAGCAGCCGGTTCCCCGTTCTGCCCCACGATGTTCACGCGTTCGACCCATCCATGAACGTTGGCCTGCACCTCACGGAGCGGCACGTCGATCCAGTCCCTGAACACCACCCGTGACTTGTATCCCGACGCAGTGAATGAGTGAAAGCCAGCGTCTGCGGGGAGAAGCGCCGTCCTGCCGGTGCGAGGAGACCGGAACAGCTCAGCGACATCAGCCGATGACGGGTTCTCTAGGCATCGCATGATGTCCACTGCGAACCCCGGGTCACCGGTTGACCAGTAGGCGAGCTTCGCATCCCCGATCCGGTGGCTACCGCCGCGGTTGTGTGTCGCGGCGAGGCTTCGACCGCCGCCCGCCTTCCAATCCATGAGGTCATTGAACGCAACGGTGACGCGGTAGGCGCAGGAAAGGCAGACCGACGTTGTACGATACCTCTCGGTCTTCGGACCATGCTTCTCCAGTCCGAACGACACGAACGCCGGTTCGTTGGCACTGGTGACAGCAGCCGCGCCCACACCCTTGGCCTTCACGGGGTTCTTCTTCGCGAGCGGGCCTCTGCGGGCACAGACGGAGCAGCGGCCCTCTCCGGTGGCCGATGAACGTTCGACCTCCCGTGCCCAGAACGCTGCAACATCCGGCTGGTCATGCACGTAGCTCCCGTCAGCGCGGAAGGCGATCCACTGCTTGGCCTCCTTCTCGGTCAGGACTCTCGGCTCCTTGCCGGGCAACAGGCGTGCCTCCAACAAGGACAACGCGTCAGCGTCCGACACCAGATCCGCCACCGCTCCAACTGCCGAACTCCCGGTCTCATCTGCGCAACGGTTCAGCAATTCCCGGTACGCAGCATGTCTCTTTTCTGCCCGCCTCGCCCGCCTCTCTCCTTTGCCCACAGGCATTCCGAAAACGTACTCGGGTCCCTCGACCAGAAGGAACGGTTCGTTCCCAGACGTTCTGTTGACCTTGGGGACGGCGAGTGGCTGCCCTTCAGTGCCCATGTGAATGGGCTGCACCTTCCCAGAGGTCGAGTCGATGTCTACAACGAGAGTGCTCTCGTCCCTCTGGTAATACGCGTACCCGTCCTCCAGTCCCTTGCCATACTCCATGAGTCGCCGGAACAGCATCTCAGACCTTTCGCGACAACGGACGGCGGGGGAGGCGGGAGCTCCGCGCTTCGACCAGCGTCCCCTCTTGCAGCATGGCGTCGAAGAAAACGGGTGTTCCGCGACCCGAGCCATCGGGATCGTAGTTCAAGTCCAGGAGCATCGGTCCCAAGTCAACCGTTTCGTCGATGGGATGCGCGTTGCCCGTCACTGCCGGGCCGAAGTGCGCCGCGAACTCCCGGCAACCCAGGTAGGGCCGGTGAAAGCACCGGCCGCGCTCGACCCGCCGCCGAAACACGTCCCGATGCCGGACGACACCTTCCTTTTCGTGCGGGCGCGGTTCCTGCCAGGCACGGATCACGTAGGCCACGTCGCGCAGGGCGACGGTGTGCCGCTGGGTGCGGGCCGCGCTCGCGACGAACCCAACGGAACCGGTGGCTCGGCGGTTGACTTCGTTGCGGGTAAACGAATGCCATCGTATCGGCCTGAGCACGTCGATCCCCGTGACCACCCACTCGAACTCTGGCTTCCAGTAGATGGCCTCTAGGACGCCGCGGGCGGCCGACGGAGTCATCACCGGATAGCTCACCCGCTCGACTTTGTGCTCCGGCCGCGTGAAGCAGGCCGTCTCTCCCCAAACCTGCACCGATAGGGGTCTCATGACCTATCCCACCAAGCTGGTGAGCGAGACGCCCGTGGGGAGTCCTGTGCCATCGACCTTGATCTTGTAGTCCCGGAATGATCGCGGAGTCTCCACGCCGTCCTTCAGCCGCGCCCGAACGCGGTCGAAGAGTTCGTGGGCGGGCGTGTTGCCGAGTTCGGACTCGTGGGAGAAGATGTGCAGTCCCCGGGTCGCGATCAGGCCACGGGCGGCCGAACGGTCGAGGTCCCACATCATTCTCAGCGCCCTCCAAAGGAGCTCCAGATCCGAGGCATTGAACTTCGTCCTCCCGGCGAACGGGGGCGATACGAAGCCGTGGGCGCGATAGAGGCCATAGGGAATGGTCGCCTTGCTGCCCATTTCGGTCTCGCTGCTCGTGCTCTCGAACTTCTCCCGCGTCGTGAACGCCTTGCGGGTGAGTGTGTGGACCATCGGATTGATCGGGTCGACCGAGCGCGCAAACGTGAACTGCACGGGGCCGCGGATCTGCCCACAGTTGTAGTCGCCCGTGCTCGCCACCGCCCCGAACGTTCTCACGTCCCAGAACGTGGCGCACAGCCGGTTCCCGCCGGCTTCCCGGTCCTTCCGGGAGGTGGAGCGTGCCTCCAGTCCCTCATCCTTGTATGCTCTCTCCAAGTGGGCGTTCAGGTAAGTGTCGCCTTGGACGAAGATGGCGTGGCCTTCGGCGGCGGCATAGTCCCGGACCCGCCGCTTGATGGCCACGTCGGTGATCAGGCCGGCACCGGTTTCAGGGTCTTGGCGCGGGAGGTTCCCAGCGTCCGGATCGCCGGAGATGTTGCCGTCCGTTATGTCGAAGAGGAGCACGAAATCGTGTCTGCGGCGGGTGTCTGTGATGCGGTTCTGCGATGTCGTCATGCCGGTTCTCCTGCCAAGAGCGATTGGTTCCTTGTATTCCATAGATCCATGTTTCAATCCTCACTGCCGTGTTTAACGAAACAGTGCTCATAGTTCCATAAAGCTATACGAGAACCCCATCGCGTCACAACCTCCTCCGGGCGTTGGGCTCATCCAAGACCAGACCCGCCGTGGCATCATACGGCCCCGTCCACTCGGGAAACCCCGATGCCGATCCCCGTTCCCCCGTCATGCCATCGGCGCGGGCACGCTCGAAATCCCGGTGCCCGAGGTCGACCAGATAGGGCTGCAGACGTCGGCGAAGCCTCCGCGCCTTGGTCGGGTCCGGCGTGGCGGGACCCTCCGCCATATTATCGAGATACTGTAGCCAGCCGCGCACCTCGTCTCCGCGCTCAAAGTTGGTGATCACGACGGGGAATTGATCGTCCTCGATCAGGCGGAAGTCCTTTGCTATTTCGTCATAAGGGAAGTTCCCGTTTGATCGCCGATCTTGGATCGAACACCTGTCGAGTCCGTTCCCCGGTGCCAACAGGCCATAGAGTTCTCTGAAATACCCAGCCATCGCTGTCTCCGGTCGGTCGCACGCGAAGTCGTGGGAGGAAACGATCTTTTCCGTCTGGCCGATGGCGGGGCCGTACACTGCATCGGCAGCTGCCCATGTATCGGGCGTCCTGAAGACCGTGACCGTCCCGAGATCCTCCATGTTTCCCTCGCGGTTGCACCGGCCCGCTGCCTGCACGACCGAGGGCAGGGGGGCGAACTCGCGCCACACCGCCGGGAAATCCAAGTCCACGCCCGCTTCGACGATCTGCGTGGACACCAACAGACATGGTTCCCCGCGCTTCAGGCGTTGTCTGACCATTTCCTCGACGCGGCGGCGGTGCCGGGAGCAGAGTCTGGTGGACAGAAGCATCGGGTCGGGGGCTTGGGCGGCGCGGAGAGCTTCCAGCAGGAGGCGAGCGTGGCCACGGGTGTTGACGATACCGAGCGCCGTACCACGCGGCGCGGCCATCATTTCGAAAGCGATTTCCGACCAAGACCGCTCCTCTCGGTGATTCCAACGATAGGAGACCCTCCTCAGGGTATCGAAGTGCTCTTCTACGCGGTCGACGATCTCGGTTGGGTCGAATCGCTCGATCCCGGGAATCGACTCGAACGCGGGCTGGGTCGCGGTGGCCAACACAACCGTTGATCCGTAGTCGTCGGTCAAAGAACGCAGCGCGTCGATTGAGGGGACCGTGACATGGCGAGGAATCGACTGGGCCTCATCGAGCACGATCACCGCGTTAGCCATGCGATGATTCTTGCGGCACCTACCCGGCCTGTTCGAAAACAAGCTCTCCAGCAGCTGAACGGTCGTCGTCACGACCACTGGGGCATCCCAGTTCTCCGACGACAGTTCCGACCACCGCGCCCACGGAGTCCCAGCCGCCTCCTCGCTTCGCCAAGGGGCGTTGCTGTGGTGCTCCAAGACCACGCCTTCACCTAGCGCGTCACGTAGCGTCTCCGCCGTGCGCTCCGTCGGGTAAACCGCCTCGGCACCCCCTTCGAGAGCACTGCGGAATTCCTCCGCCGTCTGGGAGGTCACGCTGATGAACGGAGCGGCATAGATCACCCTGTCCATGCCCCGGAGCGCGGCGTGCTCAAGGGCGAACCCCATCACCGAGAGAGTCTTCCCGGAACCTGTCGGGGCGGTCAGACTGTACCGCCCCGGAGCTCCGGTTGCGGCTCTCAAGCAATCTTCGCGTATCGCCCGCCGACATTCGTTGACCGTGCCTGAAGCGCCCGAGAAGCGTACCCGACAGTGGCTGTCGAGAACATCTCTCAGGGCCGTGATCTCGCCACGGGCTTCCCCCGGCTGCCAGCCCCGGGGCCTGAAGTGGTTTTCGGTGTCGAGGTAGTCTGCATCAACCAGGCACGAGAAGACCATCCGCAGGAAGAACTCCAGATGGATGTGGCTTCTGGTGGCATAATGCGGCACCAAGCCAAGATCTTCGGACGGCTCCAGATCGGGGATGAATCTTGGTGCTAGAGCCAGCGCCTCGCACCCGCGCTCTTGCAACGCCTCGTCGCTAAGGAAGCTCCTAACGCGGGCCAGCGATTTCAGTCCGCCGTGGTGACCATGCACCACCAGCGCCGCGCTGCCCGCCCAGTGAGCGGCCATCCGGGTCCCCGCCCACTTGTGGTCGGGTGCTCCTGCTCCCCGACTCGCATGGACATACGCCTGCCAGTCCGGGTGGAACTTGCCGAGGTCGTGCCACATCCCCAGATACTTGGCCAGATGGTGGCCGCCGAACTCGCGCGCGAACTCGCACGCCAGTTCGGAAACGCTACGAAGGTGGGCGACCAGATCGTGGGTCCGTCCGGTCTCGTTCTCCGAATGCGCGATTGGTCCAAGGCTTGTCGGCCCGTTCAGCCGATCCCACTCTCCGTCCTCGGTGGCGGAGTGTCCCTTCTCTCCGATGTCTCCAGCGGATCCGCCAGCGGGTTGCTCAGACGATCGTGGCCTGTCGCCTGGGGGCTTCATAGCTTTTTCCCAAGCTCTCCACTCGGGGCTTGACCTTGTCTGCGGGACCCAAGTCCAAGATCAATATATGGTCCTCGGTCGGTTTCATCCATTCTTCGAGTCGGATGGTCATTTCCGCGCGACGGCGGGCCGTCAACCGGCACTGGAAG
The genomic region above belongs to Gammaproteobacteria bacterium and contains:
- the cas2 gene encoding CRISPR-associated endonuclease Cas2 — its product is MAKERLYLVTYDISDPKRWRRIFNLMKGYGHWLQLSVFQCRLTARRRAEMTIRLEEWMKPTEDHILILDLGPADKVKPRVESLGKSYEAPRRQATIV